In Oreochromis niloticus isolate F11D_XX linkage group LG18, O_niloticus_UMD_NMBU, whole genome shotgun sequence, one genomic interval encodes:
- the LOC100703940 gene encoding myomegalin isoform X1 has protein sequence MFDLKMKEVCRICGRELCGNQRKWIFHPAAKLNLHVLLSYAVGRELTRDGRGEFACSKCTFMLDRMYRFDTVIARVEALSIERLQRLLQEKHRLRQCISGLYRKTNSDEGAVTLSGSDDGPGDGMVDISGLTHAKYCALLQEDLVYSLYESWADDSLDCHHHHHPQCPAAPGSEVTVAGSQRCAPSTPRRCRGCSYWRVADSDYEAVCKVPRKLARSISCGPSTRYSASVVGGSLTGGGAGGEGERKYVEDSEDIPSSQTLVPGSQDPSRTSDSDRTLAGRASSSPSIASLEAAEEYIQPGAITDGPLSSPVDAIEDQISDSLSEEHMGAPLGQASPRRTFSLALSLLQSCAVYRPVRSTKGSKLPVLLRRSSSNGGTRLSFTDPMIGMPYGSPNGERHSHMPTPELETPLIRVDTGLDQDLNLADMEKLFEDLYKEYPPPPPHQSLVEEQQSQLNQYECAAGQCVSELQKAQLQVQSLQAKIQESEANNMKLQEKLSEMECELRSLRQASQSQERTIQGLTESLSTKDNEAQELYQLIEGQNTTLCKLQEIAHRSQLAQSKAPAGVSESLALAQLQGELVGVQSSLFSLGLELEASQRSLRQSQRQADDLMRFKERLNSDLQEALQHREVTEKHNQDLRCALHKLRTELQAKEAALKESEAEKHALTQEKDRSVAQLKSTLQDKEQQLQEYSEMVESTGSSKPNPRDALLEKLRERIKERDRALEQSIDDKFRCVEEREGQVRRLQLALREKERDLERLRCILSNNEETITSLDGLVRGKELELEQAAEAYRNLQWLKQQSDEKERNSLREKDTIITQLQAALQTRSQETQDLTAALIARVQAGPTEVVEELKARLALKEKLFQELLADRSRQSKEHQAQIQDLLSTLSSKDQYLQDYSYRLSLVISERTGQLQELRKQLSEREQELHELRWDKERDTGGETEHLQSLLKEKEAFIKELMKAQEEAMQPFSKESEAEIKALKEDMQLVLKKEAEAQKEISALRSSLAQQQSEGDATKDSTDHKHVLEQLVSEYNKLNDALRAEKRLYQNLTHIHKSDSSSEKIRALHMELDSVQALRRQLEEVLSRTRNTALLLDRAAKRQPDFGELSTEEEEGDDEDGSSEEFTDSIEEDDDSVNARSLTSGQASVKAQGPECVTRGLVREAQSQRADVKQLDEAKKTLEFELEEIKSQLERDGYTSVAQMRSALQKLQRENQALKENQVRAGVVGTNTEKSLSPEEEQEEEEEEEEEDEEEEEEEEEEDEEEEEEEDTEEEDELETSPVPAGKRGPPCVSLSSEPGKRHCMRPCSLNLGTLTSHHLTHQPEAETAVAGDSSQVRALWRDKEDGLREQASRLHADLTLSQQENRELQERLMVSEATVQAQAEQLKEYRDLLTETSVQQANKQVQVDLQDLGYETCGRSENEAEREDTSSPEFDDLEMCTSLSHPQDCEVGGWYAGSCSSNRGAYEMRDESASLQHLVQDLRSQLTRCHKVIRGLQLRVRSLSATSDYASSLERTPRKVNWALERSPAPSGVDEDEGWLSDTQGARPGSKPSRELQELMERVASLEAQLKTTRSEGKGQAEEGKCATWPGKYNSLIQAQARELSHLRQRMREGQGVCHILTQHLGDTTKAFEELLRANDIDYYMGQSFREQLAQSTALAQRVVTKISGRERAESHDDKTGHELLALRLSKELQQKDKIIESLHTKLQHRPETPSSCHALSETTDQSDRTSLVSDEYQTNEDLELCSDLDTREYQEEHRLRQPGLGSDPEVRSSIPPPLPPPPLHGLLKSSSSCPNMLCTAAVGLTRALFSEPVSSSFSIPSGPDGWGHEVMFDPRPRALSVMAVRPELDTLYKQMNEQNRGFPEAHDKALFTLSPDHHNQHGLSSYSQLSHHAFQPYQLGGIPTGHLMKSDSGLMSGGPLWDMENLVGSYSGSSAHQPGSSQTGVNLIEEHLQEVRCLRQRLEESIRTNERLRQQLEEKLATTGRDGGAPTNIYIQGLDTVTQLSNEIRVLKEENLGLQSRLQASTVSPVLSDTSEEVVQLREAVFTARARLKQSELEAEQWKEELRRLQAHSQEQGQQIHTLRQERQVGQEKTNRLQHEVSLLQQQLCESRELIHSLQSELHVYDRVCSSTKANKGYLCEVPVLPVELGELLGEVRSLRAQLQNSVQENSALKQLELHKQLEQKLGVGSPRTPSLSALTASPQRENFYRRQLLHDPAPSPPVRDIGLFNCGSPGPPYSDLDDSHSTANADPLDPHSELEGDAPDGSFANRNGRHAIGHVDDFSALQQQVLEGRSLVQRMEMTLQACLGPPMLDVNQKQSSELILDYGCVRSLLSNTKTLRQILEEAMSLLKMFWRAALPSTDPSIQNLKKEQCMQEEILSLKLRVSEQEEVLKGTIQRLRSTSRTKESMEHFIVSQLSRTRDVLKKARTNLETNKLRLSSLSPSSSSPYAAEEPGGAARERPADRSFLKAGGASGVTPTRASQRMAARKRSSQCLL, from the exons ATGTTTGATCTCAAGATGAAGGAGGTGTGTCGTATTTGTGGACGGGAACTCTGTGGCAACCAGCGAAAATGGATCTTCCATCCTGCTGCCAAACTCAACCTGCACGTGCTGCTCTCTTATGCTGTGGGGCGGGAGCTGACCCGGGACGGCAGAGGAGAGTTTGCCTGCTCCAAGTGCACCTTCATGCTGGACCGCATGTACCGCTTCGACACAGTCATCGCCCGTGTGGAGGCCCTGTCCATCGAGAGGTTGCAGCGGCTTCTGCAGGAGAAGCATCGACTGAGGCAGTGCATCAGCGGGCTCTATCGGAAAACAAATTCAGACGAAGGGGCTGTAACATTAAGTGGAAGTGATGACGGACCAGGGGATGGGATGGTGGATATTTCAGGGCTAACTCATGCAAAGTATTGTGCCCTGCTCCAGGAGGATCTCGTCTACTCTTTGTATGAGTCCTGGGCAGATGACAGCCTGGACTgccaccatcaccaccatccTCAATGTCCTGCTGCTCCAGGGTCAGAGGTTACAGTTGCAGGCTCACAACGGTGTGCGCCCAGCACTCCCAGAAGGTGCCGGGGATGTTCTTATTGGCGGGTGGCAGACTCTGATTATGAAGCTGTCTGTAAGGTGCCCAGAAAGTTGGCCCGGAGTATTTCTTGTGGGCCATCAACCAGATATTCAGCCAGTGTGGTTGGGGGAAGTTTGACTGGAGGTGGTGCAGgtggagaaggagagaggaaatATGTGGAAGATTCAGAAGACATCCCCTCCTCTCAGACTCTAGTTCCTGGATCTCAGGACCCCTCGAGGACCTCAGATAGTGATCGCACTCTAGCTGGCCGAGCCAGCTCAAGCCCCTCTATAGCATCCCTGGAGGCAGCTGAGGAATATATTCAGCCTGGAGCCATAACAGATGGACCCCTGAGCTCTCCAGTGGATGCAATAGAAGACCAGATATCTGACTCCCTCTCTGAGGAGCACATGGGAGCTCCACTTGGCCAGGCCTCTCCTAGACGCACTTTCTCTCTAGCCCTCTCTTTGCTGCAAAGCTGTGCTGTTTATCGGCCAGTCCGGAGCACAAAAGGGAGCAAGCTCCCAGTCTTGCTCCGACGAAGCTCCAGCAACGGGGGCACAAGGTTGTCCTTTACCGATCCCATGATAGGAATGCCTTATGGAAGCCCAAACGGAGAGAGACACAGTCACATGCCAACACCTGAGCTGGAGACCCCTCTGATCAGAGTGGACACTGGGCTGGATCAGGATCTGAACCTGGCAGACATGGAGAAATTATTTGAAGATTTGTACAAAGAgtatcctcctcctcctccccatcaG AGTCTTGTTGAAGAGCAGCAGAGCCAGCTGAACCAGTATGAGTGTGCGGCCGGTCAGTGTGTCAGCGAGCTGCAGAAGGCCCAGCTCCAGGTCCAATCCCTGCAGGCCAAGATCCAGGAGAGTGAGGCCAACAACATG AAGCTGCAGGAGAAGCTGAGTGAGATGGAGTGCGAGCTACGTTCGCTTCGCCAGGCCTCTCAGAGTCAGGAAAGAACCATTCagggcctcacagagtctctcaGCACCAAAGACAACgag GCCCAGGAGCTGTACCAGCTGATTGAAGGGCAGAACACCACACTTTGCAAGCTGCAGGAAATAGCCCATCGCAGCCAGCTTGCTCAAAGCAAG GCTCCAGCAGGAGTTAGCGAGTCTTTGGCGCTCGCTCAGCTGCAGGGCGAGCTGGTCGGGGTGCAGAGCTCCCTCTTCTCTCTTGGTTTGGAGCTGGAGGCCAGCCAGAGGAGTCTGAGACAGAGCCAGAGGCAAGCCGATGACCTGATGAGGTTCAAGGAGAGACTAAACTCAGATCTACAGGAGgcactgcagcacagagaggtCACCGAAAAACACAATCAG GACCTGCGCTGCGCCCTTCACAAACTTCGCACTGAGCTTCAGGCCAAAGAAGCAGCTTTAAAGGAGAGcgaagcagagaaacacgctcTGACGCAGGAGAAAGACCGGAGTGTCGCACAGCTCAAAAGCACTCTGCAGGACAAGGAGCAACAGTTGCAG GAGTACTCAGAGATGGTGGAATCAACGGGAAGCTCCAAACCAAATCCAAGAGACGCCCTGCTGGAGAAACTGAGGGAGCGCATTAAAGAAAGAGACAGAGCTCTGGag CAATCCATCGATGACAAGTTCCGCTGTGTGGAGGAGCGTGAGGGCCAGGTgaggaggctgcagctggctcTGAGAGAGAAGGAGCGAGACCTGGAGAGACTCCGCTGCATTCTCTCCAACAACGAGGAGACCATCACG AGTCTTGACGGTTTGGTGCGGGGTAAAGAGCTGGAGCTGGAGCAGGCAGCAGAGGCCTACAGGAACCTCCAGTGGTTGAAACAGCAGAGCGACGAGAAGGAGAGAAACTCcctgagagagaaagacaccATCATAACCCAGCTACAAGCAGCACTACAGACACGCAGCCAGGAGACTCAG GATCTCACAGCTGCCCTCATCGCCAGAGTTCAGGCCGGTCCCACTGAGGTTGTGGAGGAGCTGAAGGCTCGGCTGGCTCTGAAAGAGAAACTCTTCCAGGAGCTTTTGGCAGACCGCAGCCGGCAATCTAAGGAACACCAAGCACAGATCCAGGATCTGCTCAGCACTCTCAGCTCCAAAGACCAGTATCTGCAG GACTACTCCTACAGGCTTTCCTTAGTGATCAGTGAGCGGACTGGCCAGCTACAGGAGCTTCGCAAGCAGCTGTCAGAAAGAGAGCAGGAGCTGCATGAACTGAGATGGGACAAGGAGAGAGACACGGGAGGAGAGACGGAGCATCTCCAGAGTCTCCTTAAAGAGAAGGAGGCCTTTATCAAG GAGCTGATGAAGGCCCAGGAAGAGGCCATGCAGCCGTTTTCCAAGGAGAGCGAGGCAGAGATCAAGGCTCTGAAGGAAGACATGCAGCTGGTGCTGAAAAAGGAGGCAGAGGCTCAG AAGGAGATCTCTGCCCTGCGTTCGTCTTTAGCTCAGCAGCAGTCAGAAGGAGATGCCACAAAAGACAGCACTGATCACAAA CATGTGCTGGAGCAGCTGGTATCAGAGTACAACAAGCTGAATGACGCCCTGAGGGCAGAGAAGAGGTTATACCAAAAtctcactcacattcacaagaGTGACAG CAGCTCAGAGAAGATCCGGGCCCTCCACATGGAGTTGGATTCAGTTCAGGCACTCCGCAGACAGCTGGAGGAGGTCCTGTCTCGGACCCGTAACACGGCCCTGCTACTGGACAGGGCAGCTAAAAGGCAGCCTGACTTTGGAG AGCTTAgcacagaggaggaagagggagacGATGAAGACGGCAGCAGTGAGGAGTTCACAGACAGCATAGAGGAGGATGACGACAGTGTGAATGCCAGAAGTTTGACCTCCGGTCAG GCTTCGGTTAAGGCTCAAGGACCTGAGTGTGTGACCCGAGGGCTGGTGAGGGAGGCACAGTCCCAGAGAGCTGATGTAAAGCAGCTCGATGAAGCAAAGAAGACACTCGAGTTTGAGCTTGAAGAAATAAAGTCACAGCTGGAGAGGGATGGATACACCTCTGTAGCTCAGATGAG GAGTGCCCTGCAGAAGCTGCAAAGGGAAAACCAGGCCCTGAAAGAAAACCAAGTACGAGCTGGAGTGGTggggacaaacacagagaagagTCTGAGCCcagaagaagaacaggaagaagaagaagaggaggaagaagaagatgaggaggaggaggaagaagaggaagaagaagacgaggaggaggaggaggaagaggatacTGAGGAAGAAGATGAACTGGAAACATCTCCGGTGCCGGCAGGGAAGCGAGGTCCTCCATGTGTTAGTCTGAGCAGCGAGCCGGGGAAGAGGCACTGCATGAGGCCATGCTCTCTGAACCTGGGCACACTGACATCTCACCATCTCACACACCAACCTGAAGCG GAGACAGCGGTCGCTGGTGACAGCTCTCAGGTCAGAGCGCTCTGGCGAGATAAAGAGGATGGCCTCCGTGAGCAGGCATCTCGTCTGCACGCTGATCTGACTCTGAGCCAGCAGGAGAACAGAGAGCTGCAAGAGAGACTGATGGTGTCTGAGGCCACGGTCCAAGCTCAGGCCGAACAGCTGAAGGAGTACAGAGATCTGCTCA CCGAGACGTCTGTCCAGCAGGCCAACAAGCAGGTGCAGGTGGATCTTCAGGATCTGGGTTATGAAACTTGTGGCCGGAGTGAGAACGAAGCAGAGAGAGAAGACACCAGCAGCCCAG agTTTGACGACCTAGAGATGTGCACGTCGCTGTCCCATCCTCAGGACTGTGAGGTTGGTGGCTGGTACGCTGGAAGCTGCAGCAGCAACAGAGGCGCTTATGAAATGAGGGATGAGTCGGCGTCTCTCCAGCATCTGGTCCAGGATCTGCGCTCACAGCTGACTCGCTGTCACAAAGTGATCCGTGGACTGCAGCTCCGTGTCCGGTCTTTGTCTGCGACCAGCGACTATGCCTCCAGCTTGGAGCGCACTCCCCGCAAG GTAAACTGGGCACTTGAGAGATCACCAGCCCCGAGTGGTGTCGATGAGGATGAAGGCTGGTTATCTGATACCCAAGGGGCTCGTCCAGGGTCCAAGCCCAGCAGGGAGCTCCAAGAACTGATGGAACGAGTTGCATCTCTGGAGGCTCAGTTGAAAACTACCAGATCGGAGGGCAAAGGCCAAGCAGAAGAAGGGAAATGTGCCACCTGGCCTGG GAAGTACAACTCTCTGATCCAGGCTCAAGCTCGTGAGCTGTCCCACCTGAGGCAGCGCATGAGAGAAGGGCAAGGAGTCTGTCACATCCTGACCCAACACCTGGGAGACACCACCAAG GCTTTCGAGGAGCTCCTGCGGGCCAATGATATTGATTACTACATGGGTCAGAGCTTCAGAGAGCAGCTGGCACAGAGCACCGCCCTGGCACAAAGAGTGGTCACCAAGATTAGTGGAC GAGAACGTGCAGAGAGCCATGACGACAAGACAGGCCACGAGTTGCTCGCCTTGCG GTTGAGTAAGGAGTTGCAGCAAAAAGATAAAATCATTGAATCGCTCCACACGAAGCTGCAGCACCGCCCTGAGACCCCGTCCAGTTGCCACGCGCTCTCTGAGACGACGGACCAATCAGATAGGACCTCCTTGGTGTCCGATGAGTACCAAACCAATGAAGACTTGGAGCTGTGTTCTGATTTGGACACCAGGGAATATCAGGAGGAGCACCGCCTCCGGCAGCCAGGACTCGGATCAGATCCGGAAG TCCGTTCTTCTATCCCaccacctcttcctcctcctcctcttcatggCCTCCTCAAGTCTTCAAGCAGCTGTCCCAACATGCTTTGCACAGCCGCTGTGGGTTTGACCAGAG CCCTTTTCAGTGAGCctgtctcctcctccttctctatCCCCTCTGGCCCTGACGGCTGGGGTCACGAAGTTATGTTTGACCCCCGGCCCAGAGCTCTCTCTGTGATGGCTGTTCGCCCAGAGCTGGACACGCTGTACAAACAGATGAATGAGCAGAACAGGG GCTTCCCAGAGGCTCATGACAAGGCTCTGTTCACCCTTTCACCTGATCATCACAACCAGCATGGCCTGTCAAGCTACAGCCAGCTATCCCATCATGCCTTTCAACCCTACCAGCTGGGGGGCATCCCTACAGGCCACTTAATGAAGTCTGACTCAGGTTTAATGTCAGGAGGGCCTTTGTGGGACATGGAAAACTTGGTCGGAAGTTATTCTGGATCATCTGCACACCAACCAGGAAGCAGCCaaacag gGGTAAACTTAATAGAGGAACACCTGCAGGAGGTGAGGTGTCTTCGCCAACGCCTGGAGGAGTCCATTAGGACCAATGAGAGGCTTCGTCAGCAGCTTGAAGAAAAACTGGCCACCACTGGACGTGATGGAG gggCTCCAACCAACATTTATATTCAGGGACTGGACACAGTCACTCAGCTTTCCAATGAGATCAGAGTCCTGAAGGAAGAAAACTTGGGTCTGCAGTCCCGCTTGCAGGCCAGCACAG TCTCTCCTGTGCTCTCAGACACAAGTGAGGAGGTGGTACAATTGAGGGAGGCAGTGTTTACAGCACGCGCTCGCCTGAAGCAATCAGAGCTGGAAGCTGAGCAGTGGAAGGAGGAGCTCAGACGGCTTCAGGCCCACAGTCAGGAGCAGGGACAGCAGATTCACACATTAAGGCAGGAGCGACAGGTCGGGCAGGAGAAAACCAACAG GCTCCAGCACGAGGTGTCACTACTCCAGCAGCAGCTATGTGAGAGCAGGGAACTGATCCACTCCCTGCAGAGCGAACTACATGTCTATGATCGAGTGTGTTCCAGCACAAAGGCCAACAAAG GCTACCTGTGTGAGGTACCAGTTCTACCAGTAGAGCTGGGGGAGTTGTTGGGGGAGGTGAGGAGTCTACGGGCTCAGTTGCAAAACAGTGTCCAGGAGAACAGCGCTCTCAAACAGCTGGAGCTCCACAAGCAGCTGGAACAGAAGCTGGGCGTGGGCTCGCCTCGGACTCCCTCGCTCTCTGCTCTCACTGCCAGCCCTCAGAGGGAAAACTTCTACAGACGTCAGCTGCTTCATG ACCCAGCTCCATCTCCACCAGTCAGGGACATTGGTCTCTTTAACTGTGGATCTCCTGGTCCTCCCTACTCAGACTTGGATGACAGCCATAGCACTGCCAATG CAGACCCTCTTGATCCACACTCTGAGCTGGAAGGGGATGCGCCCGATGGATCATTTGCGAACCGTAATGGTCGTCACGCCATCGGTCACGTGGACGACTTCAGTGCTTTGCAGCAGcaagtcctcgagggccggagCCTCGTCCAGCGCATGGAGATGACCCTGCAGGCCTGCCTTGGTCCACCAATGCTGGATGTaaaccagaaacagagcagCGAGCTG ATTCTGGACTACGGATGTGTTAGGAGTCTTCTGTCTAACACCAAGACTCTGAGGCAGATCTTGGAGGAGGCGATGTCTCTGCTGAAGATGTTCTGGAGAGCAGCTCTTCCCAGCACGGATCCCTCCATCCAGAACCTTAAGAAG GAGCAGTGCATGCAGGAGGAGATCTTGTCCTTGAAACTGCGTGTGTCTGAGCAGGAAGAAGTTCTTAAGGGGACAATACAAAGACTGAGGAGCACCAGCCGCACCAAGGAGAGCATGGAGCACTTCATAGTCAGCCAGC TATCAAGGACTCGTGATGTGCTGAAAAAAGCAAGGACAAATTTAGAG ACGAATAAGCTGAGACTTTCGTCTCTAagtccctcctcttcctctccttaTGCTG